In one Komagataeibacter sp. FNDCR2 genomic region, the following are encoded:
- a CDS encoding LptF/LptG family permease, translating to MDRYLLRQVVPPFSIALGVVMAALLLERLLVLFDILAANGSSMKTFFGLLSDLIPHYLGLALPAAMCVSVFSVVRRMSANHEIDALTASGVSIFRICQPFVLTGAIFSLLAFSLYGFIQPYARYDYRAAFYFASHAGWAPHLQSKMFAASDNILLTAENVDHAGSRMWHVFIRDNTDKAHVRFISAQKGYLYNPADGSNIRLDLMDGTIITDSQDKPPSITGFTRTTQLISPNHKIDDEAYRNRGETERELTVPELYAGIRHGYKGLSHSYMLAELHFRLARTIAIPFIPILACALAGVRKRQRGNPGLAIAAITLVGFDHTLQMGLSFVANMHMSPLLVIWLPTAGFALICVGMLIRQAGGLRTLLIRGPALPPRELSADGLPRHVAQGPA from the coding sequence ATGGATCGCTATCTTCTGCGTCAGGTTGTGCCGCCGTTTTCCATTGCGCTTGGCGTCGTCATGGCGGCACTGCTGCTGGAACGGCTGCTGGTGCTGTTCGACATACTGGCCGCCAATGGCAGTTCGATGAAGACGTTCTTCGGCCTGCTCAGCGACCTGATCCCGCATTACCTGGGTCTGGCATTGCCCGCGGCCATGTGCGTCAGCGTGTTTTCCGTCGTCCGCCGCATGAGCGCGAACCATGAAATCGACGCGCTGACGGCAAGCGGGGTTTCGATCTTTCGCATCTGCCAGCCCTTCGTGCTGACCGGCGCGATATTCAGCCTGCTGGCATTCTCGCTGTACGGGTTTATCCAGCCTTACGCGCGCTACGATTACCGTGCGGCCTTCTATTTCGCCAGCCATGCCGGATGGGCGCCACACCTGCAATCCAAGATGTTCGCCGCATCGGACAACATCCTGCTCACGGCGGAAAACGTGGACCATGCCGGTTCAAGGATGTGGCACGTCTTCATCCGTGACAATACGGACAAGGCGCATGTCCGCTTCATTTCCGCGCAGAAGGGGTATCTCTATAACCCCGCCGATGGCTCGAACATACGCCTTGACCTGATGGACGGCACGATCATAACCGACAGCCAGGACAAGCCCCCCAGCATTACCGGCTTCACCCGCACCACCCAGTTGATCTCACCCAACCACAAGATCGATGATGAGGCCTACCGCAATCGCGGCGAAACCGAACGCGAACTGACGGTGCCGGAGCTGTACGCGGGCATACGCCACGGGTACAAGGGGCTGAGCCATTCGTACATGCTGGCCGAACTCCATTTCCGTCTGGCGCGGACCATCGCCATCCCCTTCATTCCCATCCTGGCCTGCGCCCTGGCGGGGGTGCGCAAGCGCCAGCGCGGCAACCCGGGGCTGGCCATCGCCGCCATTACGCTGGTCGGCTTCGACCATACGCTCCAGATGGGCCTGAGCTTCGTCGCCAACATGCATATGTCCCCGCTGCTGGTCATCTGGCTGCCCACCGCCGGGTTCGCGCTCATCTGCGTGGGCATGCTGATCCGGCAGGCGGGGGGGCTGCGCACGCTCCTGATCCGTGGCCCGGCCCTGCCGCCGCGTGAACTTTCGGCCGATGGCCTGCCGCGCCACGTTGCGCAAGGCCCGGCATGA
- a CDS encoding metallophosphoesterase has translation MSTTTIAHLSDPHLPTEMVPPRLGEQLNKRMFSHLSWKRRRRFIHRPEILARVMADIRASSVDMIAVTGDLTNMGLPGECRQARRWLEQMPAPCTVIPGNHDTLVQDNWHDTVGLWSPWMGPLPFPFVRRVGNVALIGVSSGVPVPWFLATGRVGARQLQRLRTILRETARQGLCRIVMIHHPPVAGLTPLRKALTDINDFSACIAQEGAEMVLHGHIHLSTISSLPGPDGAVPVLGIASASARSRDPLRAAAWNRITVAPGGAGFTLGVTRRFFPTDQDGDTTQETIFEQTPPSSHFSGISTPT, from the coding sequence TTGAGCACGACCACAATCGCCCATCTTTCAGACCCTCACCTGCCTACCGAAATGGTCCCCCCCCGCCTGGGGGAACAACTGAACAAACGCATGTTCAGCCATCTTTCATGGAAAAGGCGCCGCCGTTTCATACACCGGCCGGAAATTCTGGCCCGCGTGATGGCCGACATCCGCGCCAGTTCCGTCGACATGATCGCCGTGACCGGGGATCTGACCAACATGGGCCTGCCGGGAGAATGCCGGCAGGCGCGGCGCTGGCTGGAACAGATGCCGGCGCCGTGTACAGTCATACCCGGAAATCATGACACCCTTGTTCAGGACAACTGGCATGATACGGTCGGCCTGTGGTCGCCATGGATGGGGCCCCTGCCCTTTCCCTTCGTCCGCCGGGTGGGAAACGTGGCGCTGATCGGTGTCAGTTCCGGTGTGCCTGTCCCCTGGTTCCTGGCGACAGGCAGGGTGGGCGCGCGCCAGTTGCAGCGCCTGCGCACCATCCTGCGCGAGACGGCGCGACAGGGGCTGTGCCGGATCGTCATGATCCACCACCCACCTGTGGCGGGTCTTACGCCGTTACGTAAGGCGCTGACGGATATAAATGATTTTTCCGCCTGCATTGCGCAGGAAGGGGCCGAGATGGTGCTGCACGGCCATATCCACCTGTCCACCATATCCTCCCTGCCCGGGCCGGATGGGGCCGTGCCCGTGCTTGGCATTGCCTCCGCCTCCGCACGATCACGTGATCCGCTGCGCGCGGCGGCCTGGAATCGCATTACCGTGGCCCCGGGCGGGGCTGGCTTCACGCTTGGCGTTACAAGACGTTTCTTTCCAACAGATCAGGACGGCGACACAACGCAGGAAACTATTTTTGAACAGACCCCTCCATCCAGCCATTTTTCGGGTATAAGCACGCCCACATGA